In the genome of Halictus rubicundus isolate RS-2024b chromosome 9, iyHalRubi1_principal, whole genome shotgun sequence, one region contains:
- the LOC143357035 gene encoding uncharacterized protein LOC143357035 encodes MYAAAGGASIANRRKQKRLQLNKRVAEGAIPARLKTVPASQQHHHQHQHQHQHQHQHQHQHQHQHQHHHHPSKFARPHVLPPSSTPQPQPPSSAFHQSIDRRRHVEKSPQVTPVSPIQFPISPPPLSLESPSSVTCATKSNNFPFPPPSILDLRVSPSSSELQCGGGPGKAAWQGCSRPSPLPLSPMSPHGCRGDGYKTKQCEAHRRWMKRNRIRDASYCYGSSGEDDEEDGSSNANRRRGEVSAAVNTVLYAGLGTTALGLVISFVGTGEKGFLSPELRLVGPSLLCAGLLCCLFRVLLCLCLCRCGQCRWGFCHVASDKKDKVRKAEARPAGPLPTASLLSPSQQQQQQQQQQQQQQQQQQPHQQSAASSSGLASSSTKAHELLLSPAQLPE; translated from the exons ATGTACGCAGCTGCGGGTGGCGCCAGTATAGCGAACAGGAGGAAGCAAAAACGGTTGCAGCTGAACAAACGGGTCGCCGAGGGCGCGATCCCTGCACGGCTGAAGACAGTTCCAGCTTCTCAACAGCACCACCACCAGCATCAACATCAGCATCAGCATCAACACCAGCATCAACATcaacaccaacaccaacaccaacaccaCCACCATCCGAGCAAGTTTGCGCGTCCGCACGTTCTTCCACCATCCTCCACACCACAGCCACAACCACCGTCATCTGCATTCCATCAGAGCATCGATCGACGGCGTCATGTCGAGAAGTCTCCGCAGGTCACACCTGTCTCTCCGATCCAATTCCCCATATCGCCACCACCGTTGTCCCTCGAATCACCTAGTTCGGTTACCTGCGCCACTAAATCCAACAACTTCCCTTTCCCGCCACCATCGATCCTCGATCTCCGAGTATCGCCATCTTCTTCGGAGCTACAG TGTGGTGGAGGACCTGGTAAAGCAGCATGGCAAGGATGCAGCAGACCTTCTCCCCTCCCATTGTCTCCTATGTCCCCTCATGGATGCCGCGGAGATGGCTACAAGACAAAGCAATGCGAAGCTCATCGACGATGGATGAAAAGGAACAGG ATAAGAGACGCAAGTTATTGCTATGGGAGCAGCGGAGAAGATGACGAAGAAGATGGAAGCAGTAATGCGAATCGTCGTAGAGGAGAAGTTAGTGCGGCAGTGAATACCGTACTGTACGCGGGGCTGGGAACTACAGCGCTCGGATTGGTTATCTCGTTTGTCGGCACTGGAGAGAAAGGATTCCTCAGTCCGGAATTGAGGCTGGTGGGTCCTTCGCTACTGTGCGCCGGTTTACTGTGTTGCCTATTTCGGGTGCTGCTTTGCCTCTGTTTATGTCGTTGTGGCCAATGCCGTTGGGGATTTTGCCATGTCGCTTCCGACAAAAAGGATAAAGTGAGGAAAGCAGAAGCGCGTCCAGCCGGACCATTGCCTACCGCCTCACTTTTGTCACCatcgcagcagcagcagcagcagcaacaacaacaacaacaacaacaacaacaacaacaaccacaTCAACAATCGGCCGCGTCTTCGAGTGGTTTAGCATCATCGTCCACAAAAGCACACGAGCTGTTGCTCTCTCCTGCCCAACTACCAGAGTGA
- the Nf-yb gene encoding nuclear factor Y-box B isoform X2 — protein MISLRMGSPTAFLSGGGVSTSYINVQSDDMEDDPENTDDSNHEASDPLEGVGGGSGAGPLREQDRFLPIANVAKIMKRAIPEAGKIAKDARECVQECVSEFISFITSEASDRCHMEKRKTINGEDILFAMTTLGFDNYVEPLKVYLQKYREATKGDNAPCPGAPTGNGKTEPQGTIYEDQLFAIAATGSNATTSDTPVIYSYTSTDQMQFQLS, from the exons ATGATTAGCCTACGTATGGGAAGCCCAACTGCTTTCCTTAGCGGTGGCGGCGTTTCTACATCATATATTAACGTACAATCGGACGATATGGAAG ATGATCCTGAAAACACCGATGATTCTAATCATGAAGCCAGTGACCCGTTAGAAGGAGTTGGTGGTGGTAGCGGTGCAGGTCCACTTCGCGAGCAAGACCGGTTTCTTCCAATAGCGAATGTGGCGAAAATCATGAAAAGAGCCATACCAGAAGCTGGAAAAATAGCCAAAGACGCACGTGAATGTGTTCAAGAATGTGTATCTGAATTCATATCGTTTATCACATCTGAAGCAAGTGACCGGTGTCACATGGAGAAACGCAAAACTATCAATGGCGAAGACATTCTATTTGCTATGACAACTCTTGGTTTCGATAATTATGTAGAGCCACTAAAAGTGTATCTACAAAAATATAGAGAAGCTACGAAAGGAGATAATGCTCCATGTCCTGGTGCTCCGACTGGTAATGGAAAGACAGAACCACAGGGAACTATATACGAGGATCAGTTGTTTGCCATTGCTGCAACGGGATCTAATGCTACCACTTCTGACACACCAGTTATATATAGTTATACATCCACTGATCAAATGCAGTTTCAGCTTTCTTGA
- the Nf-yb gene encoding nuclear factor Y-box B isoform X1, producing MISLRMGSPTAFLSGGGVSTSYINVQSDDMEGKERFEQYSCLDDPENTDDSNHEASDPLEGVGGGSGAGPLREQDRFLPIANVAKIMKRAIPEAGKIAKDARECVQECVSEFISFITSEASDRCHMEKRKTINGEDILFAMTTLGFDNYVEPLKVYLQKYREATKGDNAPCPGAPTGNGKTEPQGTIYEDQLFAIAATGSNATTSDTPVIYSYTSTDQMQFQLS from the exons ATGATTAGCCTACGTATGGGAAGCCCAACTGCTTTCCTTAGCGGTGGCGGCGTTTCTACATCATATATTAACGTACAATCGGACGATATGGAAG GAAAAGAAAGATTTGAACAGTACTCCTGTTTAGATGATCCTGAAAACACCGATGATTCTAATCATGAAGCCAGTGACCCGTTAGAAGGAGTTGGTGGTGGTAGCGGTGCAGGTCCACTTCGCGAGCAAGACCGGTTTCTTCCAATAGCGAATGTGGCGAAAATCATGAAAAGAGCCATACCAGAAGCTGGAAAAATAGCCAAAGACGCACGTGAATGTGTTCAAGAATGTGTATCTGAATTCATATCGTTTATCACATCTGAAGCAAGTGACCGGTGTCACATGGAGAAACGCAAAACTATCAATGGCGAAGACATTCTATTTGCTATGACAACTCTTGGTTTCGATAATTATGTAGAGCCACTAAAAGTGTATCTACAAAAATATAGAGAAGCTACGAAAGGAGATAATGCTCCATGTCCTGGTGCTCCGACTGGTAATGGAAAGACAGAACCACAGGGAACTATATACGAGGATCAGTTGTTTGCCATTGCTGCAACGGGATCTAATGCTACCACTTCTGACACACCAGTTATATATAGTTATACATCCACTGATCAAATGCAGTTTCAGCTTTCTTGA
- the Grasp65 gene encoding Golgi reassembly-stacking protein 2 has product MGSSHSIEIPGGGTEGYHILRVQEGSPGQEAGLEAFFDFIVAIGNTRLNQDNDTLKELLKDGVDKKLTLTVYSSKTQSVRQTVIVPSLTWGGQGLLGVSVRFCSFEGSNENVWHVLEVHPSSPAELAGLRPFTDYIIGADSVLHESEDLFTLIEAHESRTLNLYVYNTEDDSCREVTIIPNHTWGGEGSLGCGIGYGYLHRIPIRNVIEHKPNSYNSYTSTTKSAALNQVTTTTVTHPGGSNMVTNIPPGFSIPPNYIASQEATTKAQLETTTLPQTMYTPNVQTYTVPQLNPATVGGSTTISMPHVMSNQGTMNVMSGNSATPQPNIMPNIPGMPTIPPLPAFATNTTMLSETGAAAELPKDLYSPPIIQNPIQSATTTGVPFNVPQSQVVTVPISLPGMPPITVSASLPQSTSFYTPVLDQNQIPGANTVPTSTMTPTQ; this is encoded by the exons ATGGGATCCTCCCACAGTATTGAAATACCTGGAGGTGGGACAGAAGGTTACCATATACTGAGG GTACAAGAAGGTTCTCCTGGACAGGAAGCTGGCCTTGAAGCATTCTTCGACTTCATTGTAGCCATTGGAAATACCCGCTTG aaTCAGGATAATGATACCTTAAAAGAACTGCTTAAGGATGGTGTAGACAAAAAATTAACGCTTACAGTGTACAGTAGTAAAACTCAATCTGTGAGACAAACTGTTATAGTACCTAGTCTCACGTGGGGTGGGCAGGGTCTCCTTGGAGTTAGTGTGAGATTTTGCTCCTTTGAGGGTTCCAATGAAAACGTTTGGCATGTCCTT GAAGTACATCCATCTTCTCCTGCCGAATTAGCAGGTTTACGACCATTCACAGATTACATTATTGGTGCTGATTCGGTGTTGCACGAGTCCGAGGATTTGTTCACTTTGATAGAGGCGCACGAATCGCGTACTCtaaatttatatgtatataacacAGAAGATGATTCTTGTAGAGAAGTTACAATTATACCTAATCATACGTGGGGTGGAGAGGGAAG CTTGGGTTGCGGAATAGGATATGGATATCTTCATAGAATACCAATTAGAAACGTGATAGAACACAAACCTAATTCATATAACTCGTACACG AGCACTACGAAGTCTGCTGCTCTAAATCAAGTGACAACCACAACTGTCACTCATCCCGGGGGAAGTAATATGGTGACAAATATACCACCAGGTTTCTCTATTCCACCTAATTACATTGCATCGCAAGAAGCCACTACCAAAGCTCAACTTGAAACTACTACATTACCGCAAACCATGTATACACCAAACGTGCAGACGTACACTGTTCCACAATTGAATCCTGCTACTGTCGGTGGATCTACAACTATTTCCATGCCACATGTGATGTCCAATCAAGGGACTATGAATGTTATGAGTG GTAATAGTGCTACACCTCAACCAAACATAATGCCAAATATACCTGGCATGCCTACTATTCCACCTTTGCCAGCGTTCGCCACTAATACAACAATGTTGAGTGAAACTGGTGCTGCTGCCGAGTTACCCAAGGATCTATACAGCCCACCCATTATACAGAATCCAATTCAAAGTGCCACGACAACCGGAGTACCGTTTAACGTGCCTCAATCTCAAGTAGTAACAGTACCGATTTCTCTACCCGGAATGCCACCCATTACCGTTAGTGCAAGCCTACCGCAGAGTACGTCTTTTTACACGCCTGTTCTTGACCAAAATCAAATACCCGGCGCGAACACGGTTCCCACGTCTACAATGACACCAACACAGTAA
- the Np15.6 gene encoding NADH dehydrogenase [ubiquinone] 1 beta subcomplex subunit NP15.6 translates to MSSLLQIVRSQGIKNGLALLAKPKHVKPNNLIQRLVSSTPKKDDTSADQGVAVKKEWVSFGFDEDDKFTDRFLMHITLFVSVSICLVGGAFIMAYLPDPRYRDWARREAYLQLRYREENGLPQIDPNLVDPSKFTLPTDEELGDIEIII, encoded by the coding sequence ATGTCAAGTCTGCTCCAAATAGTTCGTTCTCAAGGAATCAAAAACGGGCTTGCCTTGTTAGCTAAGCCAAAACATGTGAAACCAAATAATCTAATACAACGCCTCGTGTCATCAACACCTAAAAAGGACGACACTTCAGCAGATCAAGGAGTTGCTGTTAAAAAGGAATGGGTCTCCTTTGGGTTCGACGAGGATGATAAATTCACTGATCGGTTTCTTATGCACATAACATTGTTTGTTTCTGTTAGCATTTGCTTGGTGGGCGGTGCATTTATAATGGCATACTTGCCAGATCCAAGATACAGAGATTGGGCCCGCAGAGAGGCATATTTACAACTTCGTTACAGAGAGGAGAATGGGTTGCCTCAAATAGACCCCAATCTTGTGGATCCATCCAAGTTTACTCTACCCACTGATGAGGAATTAGGAGACATAgagataattatttaa
- the LOC143356951 gene encoding uncharacterized protein LOC143356951 gives MDDIMALKNKHVKVTDVQMKELLQNKLILIDHVKAKHDQCCNEDEKKIQELMSELTCLEKCLQSEKQTLEYKEHELTKHLDHIAELEAEKNKLMEENHSLELQRNKLKTLKRNTRDQELLDQGRRKHNLYKELTRIRWNYEKLKENVTGYVSNKVDYIHHFCYNIDDSNLTNLLWQEVCQSTVHTESDSCNKENIIQNK, from the exons ATGGACGATATAATGGCTTTGAAGAACAAGCATGTGAAAGTTACGGACGTACAGATGAAGGAGTTATTACAAAACAAACTAATCTTAATAGATCATGTCAAAGCTAAACACGACCAATGCTGCAACG AAGATGAAAAGAAAATCCAGGAATTAATGTCAGAACTAACCTGCTTGGAAAAATGTCTTCAATCTGAAAAACAAACACTGGAGTACAAGGAACACGAATTAACTAAGCACTTAGACCACATA gCGGAGTTGGAAGCTGAAAAGAACAAGCTTATGGAAGAGAATCATTCATTGGAGTTGCAGAGAAATAAACTTAAGACCCTCAAACGAAATACAAGAGATCAAGAATTATTGGATCAAGGAAG GAGAAAACATAACTTATACAAAGAATTAACCAGAATACGATGGAACTATGAAAAACTTAAAGAAAATGTTACGGGAT ATGTATCAAATAAGGTGGATTATATTCATCATTTCTGTTATAATATTGATGATAGTAACTTGACTAATCTTTTGTGGCAGGAAGTGTGCCAGTCTACAGTACATACAGAAAGTGACTcctgtaataaagaaaatattatacaaaacaAGTAG
- the LOC143357003 gene encoding uncharacterized protein LOC143357003, producing the protein MGTIEEGFCRDDVDCSEKQYCYHVSGQCVNYTLCSRYNRAENIKPARSASQCGPCLPNYNAEELGTGEFSHLCKKINAPENVSGDGNGNTIWIVCTSIGVVAVIILIVIGCVIFFKRRGRKCKIDKSEFCDGICVMQPTAPPVESSPFIDHPKNLSYTPFNNNKILKDKNRLVNASVFKHPSWVSCDPNYENNLNNNHDSTNTLEQFNTTFERPSANDNPNVLVPAQLTEGQTDRNVTEFGREQVENSANAALVQRNNSNVTGDDTANNNNSENNNGNGSTSGSNNTRDGRERARSSNILIAQINVNVLNHD; encoded by the exons ATG ggTACGATCGAGGAAGGATTCTGTCGTGACGACGTGGACTGTTCGGAGAAACAGTATTGTTATCACGTATCGGGACAATGCGTGAATTATACTTTATGCAGCAGATACAACCGGGCAGAAAATATCAAACCTGCCCGAAGTGCATCGCAATGTGGGCCGTGTCTTCCtaa TTATAATGCTGAAGAATTGGGAACAGGAGAATTTTCTCATCTGTGCAAGAAGATAAACGCCCCTGAGAATGTTTCTG GAGATGGCAATGGAAATACTATTTGGATTGTTTGTACATCAATTGGTGTAGTAGCGGTcattattttaattgttataggttgtgtaatattttttaaacgac gaGGTAGAAAGTGTAAGATCGATAAATCTGAATTCTGTGATGGTATTTGCGTGATGCAACCAACTGCCCCACCAGTAGAAAGCA GTCCTTTCATTGATCATCCAAAGAATTTGTCATACACGCCATTCAAcaacaataaaattttaaaagataaaaatagacTGGTAAATGCAAGTGTATTTAAGCATCCAAGTTGGGTTTCATGTGATCCGAACTAcgaaaacaatttaaataacAATCATGATAGTACGAATACACTGGAGCAATTCAATACCACATTTGAAAGACCATCTGCCAATGATAATCCCAATGTACTGGTTCCAGC aCAATTAACAGAAGGACAGACTGACAGAAATGTAACAGAATTTGGAAGAGAGCAAGTTGAAAACAGTGCTAATGCGGCATTAGTTCAAAGAAATAACTCTAATGTAACTGGGGATGATACCGCAAATAACAATAACAGTGAAAATAACAATGGTAATGGTTCTACATCAGGATCGAACAATACTCGAGATGGTAGAGAACGAGCTCGgagttcaaatattttaattgcTCAGATAAACGTAAATGTGCTCAATCATGACTGA
- the Asf1 gene encoding histone chaperone asf1, with translation MAKVQLANVAVLDNPSPFLNPFQFEVTFECIEELKEDLEWKMIYVGSAESEEFDQVLDTIYVGPIPEGRHMFVFQADPPDVSRIPVNDALGVTVVLLTCSYRGHEFVRVGYFINNEYTDAELRENPPPQPQFDKVQRNILGDKPRVTRFKINWDDSASSTTNNVPEGMDAQSLEETSQDAPTSTLGFTESTHNSMEVM, from the exons ATGGCCAAAGTTCAGCTAGCGAACGTAGCTGTTCTCGACAATCCTTCGCCGTTTTTAAACCCGTTCCAATTTGAAGTCACGTTTGAATGTATCGAAGAATTAAAAGAAG ATTTAGAATGGAAAATGATCTATGTCGGCAGTGCCGAATCCGAGGAATTTGATCAGGTTTTAGACACAATATACGTTGGTCCAATCCCTGAGGGAAGACATATGTTCGTATTTCAG GCTGATCCTCCAGACGTCAGCAGAATACCAGTCAATGATGCTTTGGGGGTTACAGTTGTATTGTTAACTTGTTCATACAGAGGAcatgaatttgtgcgcgttggCTACTTTATAAACAATGAATATACAGATGCCGAACTGAGAGAAAATCCACCACCGCAACCACAGTTCGACAAAGTACAACGAAACATCTTAGGAGACAAACCACGTGTTACTAGATTCAAGATAAATTGGGATGATAGTGCAAGTTCGACAACGAACAATGTACCAGAGGGCATGGACGCACAATCTTTAGAAGAAACATCGCAAGATGCGCCAACGTCCACGCTGGGCTTTACAGAAAGCACACACAATAGCATGGAAGTAATGTGA